The proteins below come from a single Desulfovibrio litoralis DSM 11393 genomic window:
- a CDS encoding FumA C-terminus/TtdB family hydratase beta subunit, which produces MSKTHHLTSPFSEEVIRSLHAGDIVYFDGPLFGIRDLTQIHIFDKGNPPPVSLEGMPCIHTAPSLRRVGDKWEKICVGTTTSTRMDRFTPGLIGQYGVRAIIGKGGLYQGSLDAMKKYGAVYLAIVGGAASLETEQIEEVEAVYFEELHPEALYRFRVKNFGPLTVAMDSHGVHLYDQVSAKIKEKLPEIYKKLGVE; this is translated from the coding sequence ATGAGCAAAACTCATCACCTTACATCACCTTTTTCAGAAGAGGTTATTCGTTCTTTACATGCCGGTGATATAGTATATTTTGATGGTCCTTTGTTTGGAATTCGCGATCTGACACAAATACATATTTTTGATAAGGGAAATCCTCCGCCTGTTAGCCTTGAGGGAATGCCTTGTATTCATACCGCTCCAAGCTTACGTAGAGTTGGCGATAAGTGGGAAAAAATATGTGTTGGAACAACAACCAGCACTCGTATGGATAGATTTACTCCGGGGTTAATAGGTCAGTATGGCGTGCGTGCAATTATTGGTAAAGGCGGTCTTTATCAGGGTAGCCTTGATGCCATGAAAAAATATGGTGCTGTTTATCTTGCCATTGTTGGTGGGGCGGCATCATTAGAAACAGAACAGATTGAAGAAGTCGAAGCGGTGTATTTTGAAGAACTTCACCCAGAGGCTTTATATAGATTTCGTGTGAAAAACTTTGGTCCATTAACTGTTGCCATGGATAGCCATGGGGTACATTTATATGATCAAGTTAGTGCTAAAATAAAAGAAAAACTCCCAGAGATATATAAAAAGCTGGGAGTAGAATAA
- a CDS encoding succinate dehydrogenase, translating to MKTPELEYKKAMQWGESDPYRRGRTHVGMWAWLLQRISAVFIIIFLTLHMFYTYKPFIQFMLLLTLVFHAALGLRVIILDCNLVNIKYHTYLIPWLLGIGLAIMGVVWFVIY from the coding sequence ATGAAAACACCTGAATTAGAATACAAAAAAGCAATGCAATGGGGAGAGTCTGACCCATATCGTAGAGGACGCACTCATGTGGGTATGTGGGCATGGCTACTGCAGCGTATCAGTGCCGTTTTTATCATTATCTTTTTGACTCTACATATGTTTTATACTTATAAACCTTTTATACAGTTTATGCTCTTACTGACCTTAGTTTTTCATGCCGCACTTGGGCTACGTGTCATTATACTTGATTGTAACCTCGTGAATATTAAGTATCATACTTATTTGATTCCTTGGTTGTTAGGTATTGGCCTGGCTATTATGGGCGTTGTTTGGTTTGTTATCTATTAG
- the amrS gene encoding AmmeMemoRadiSam system radical SAM enzyme produces MIQTLLWKKLKDNKVTCQLCGHYCVMKDGEYGRCGVRLNKNGELFSEVLDTIASINLDPVEKKPLFHFLPSTQILSFGTLGCNMSCLFCQNWNISQPNAIIKAQTPQSKVTPQILVNEAKRLNAKSIAYTYNEPTVFYELVLETATLATEQGIANVLVSNGFQSKQALLGLKDKIQAVNIDLKSFSADFYKNICGARLDVVLKNLKLMRSFGWWIEVTTLIIPTYNDSLEELKAIATFIFNELGAYTPWHLSAFRPCYKMNNLAPTSAKTIEQALDIGRSVGLKYVYAGNVFGHESESTYCPNCHNIFIKRRGYQIEGLKEASLKGFCLSCGEPIEGFWSLDRLKK; encoded by the coding sequence ATGATTCAAACTCTTTTATGGAAAAAATTGAAAGACAATAAAGTTACGTGCCAACTTTGTGGTCATTATTGCGTTATGAAAGACGGAGAATATGGACGTTGTGGGGTGCGTTTAAATAAAAATGGCGAATTGTTCTCAGAAGTGCTTGATACAATAGCTTCCATTAATCTTGACCCTGTTGAAAAAAAACCCTTGTTCCACTTTTTGCCATCTACTCAAATTTTATCTTTTGGAACTTTGGGCTGTAATATGTCTTGCCTTTTTTGTCAAAACTGGAATATTTCACAGCCAAATGCTATTATCAAAGCCCAAACGCCCCAAAGTAAGGTTACTCCTCAAATTTTAGTCAACGAAGCTAAAAGATTAAACGCCAAAAGCATTGCTTATACTTATAATGAGCCAACTGTTTTTTATGAATTGGTTTTAGAAACAGCTACTTTGGCAACAGAGCAGGGTATTGCAAACGTTTTAGTCAGTAACGGTTTTCAAAGTAAACAGGCGTTACTGGGTTTAAAAGATAAAATTCAGGCTGTAAATATTGATTTAAAATCATTTTCAGCTGATTTTTATAAAAATATCTGTGGTGCAAGATTGGACGTAGTTTTAAAAAACTTAAAGTTGATGCGTTCTTTTGGTTGGTGGATTGAAGTAACCACTTTAATTATTCCGACTTATAATGACAGTCTTGAAGAGTTAAAGGCGATAGCTACCTTTATTTTTAATGAGCTTGGGGCGTATACTCCTTGGCATCTTTCTGCTTTTCGCCCTTGTTATAAAATGAATAATCTTGCTCCGACGAGTGCAAAAACGATTGAACAAGCGTTGGATATTGGTCGTTCTGTTGGTTTAAAGTACGTTTATGCGGGAAATGTTTTTGGACATGAATCAGAGAGTACCTATTGTCCCAACTGTCATAATATTTTTATTAAGCGCAGGGGTTATCAAATAGAAGGGCTGAAAGAAGCAAGCTTAAAAGGCTTTTGCTTGTCTTGTGGCGAGCCAATAGAAGGGTTTTGGAGCTTGGATAGGTTAAAAAAGTAG
- a CDS encoding 2Fe-2S iron-sulfur cluster-binding protein — MTSSQNLRTVKVFRYDPEKKDAGHFDTYSLNIEHPEITTILDVLIRLQKEQDSSLSFRFACRVNMCGSCGMVINGREGLACKTNVSDVPAGQDITLRPLNHFPVIKDLVVDMGPFFEKYEDTLPFFEPKEQRDEPYVILPSNKKRIDIGMATDCIACGCCVSSCTMVNNHEGYSGPAALNRAFTLLADERDALFVPRLTRALDSCYNCRTEFNCTEVCPKQISGTRAIKYIQRLAVTHLKDIAPIEAHPAEELPPKPPKEESTASCCCHAKHEEVDPSRRSFLRSTAGLISVGTALALGGVLGVAAVGPTLNDQPKQWVSVGSVDGFAIGSINTVMLKYTRKNAFHKQDVQQPVLVRRDTEKDFVLFSSSCPHLGCSVSWDNVSERFKCACHGGAFDRDGKVLAGPPPRPLDRLQWRVEDNIVKVEVV; from the coding sequence ATGACATCTTCACAAAACCTGCGTACGGTAAAAGTTTTCCGTTATGATCCGGAAAAAAAAGACGCAGGACACTTTGATACATATTCGTTGAATATTGAACACCCGGAAATAACGACAATTCTTGATGTTCTAATTCGGTTACAGAAAGAACAAGATTCATCTTTGTCTTTTCGCTTTGCTTGTCGTGTAAATATGTGTGGTTCATGCGGTATGGTCATTAATGGACGCGAAGGATTGGCATGTAAAACAAACGTAAGTGATGTGCCTGCCGGTCAAGATATAACTTTGCGTCCATTAAACCACTTTCCGGTCATTAAAGACCTTGTTGTGGATATGGGACCTTTCTTTGAAAAATATGAAGACACACTTCCGTTTTTTGAGCCAAAAGAACAACGTGATGAACCTTATGTTATCTTACCTAGCAATAAGAAGCGTATAGATATAGGTATGGCAACCGACTGTATTGCTTGCGGCTGTTGTGTTTCAAGTTGTACTATGGTTAACAATCATGAGGGATATTCAGGTCCGGCGGCTCTTAACCGTGCCTTTACCTTGCTCGCAGATGAGCGTGATGCTTTATTTGTTCCAAGATTAACCAGAGCCTTAGATTCTTGTTACAATTGTCGTACGGAATTTAACTGTACCGAAGTTTGTCCAAAACAGATCAGTGGCACACGTGCGATTAAATATATACAACGTCTTGCGGTTACTCACCTTAAAGATATAGCACCAATTGAAGCTCACCCGGCTGAAGAGTTACCACCTAAACCGCCGAAAGAAGAAAGCACAGCTTCTTGTTGTTGTCATGCTAAACACGAAGAAGTTGATCCTTCACGTCGTAGTTTTTTAAGAAGTACAGCCGGTTTGATTAGCGTCGGTACCGCTCTTGCCCTTGGCGGAGTTCTTGGTGTTGCCGCAGTAGGTCCGACCTTAAACGATCAGCCGAAACAATGGGTATCGGTTGGTTCTGTTGATGGTTTTGCAATTGGAAGTATCAATACAGTAATGTTGAAATATACAAGAAAAAACGCTTTCCACAAACAAGATGTTCAACAACCAGTTTTGGTACGTCGCGACACTGAAAAAGATTTTGTGTTATTTAGCAGTAGTTGTCCACATTTGGGCTGTTCTGTTTCTTGGGATAATGTCAGTGAACGCTTTAAATGTGCATGCCACGGCGGAGCTTTTGATAGAGACGGTAAAGTGTTGGCCGGTCCGCCACCACGCCCTCTTGACCGCTTACAGTGGAGAGTAGAAGACAATATTGTCAAGGTGGAGGTAGTATAA
- a CDS encoding sulfite exporter TauE/SafE family protein, producing the protein MSITEISIVAFAGLCSGIIKNGVGVGSGIFLLPTLSLAFPAKVALSLGAPLMLASDVIGMRYYWKQWINTPELMRILLSAIPGLILGTILLPIIPGKLFNLSVGIFGMFYAVGMLFPSFLPIVLLKKLFAVINVKYADKQIYIYGAMGGVATVLAHAGGLVWSLYLVTRNLDKRVFVATIVVMFFITNTYKTIAYMYIDMLTKDMLLSIIPAIPFVFLGSYLGNLANKKLNNVLFRKLVLVTIFIVSLKMCF; encoded by the coding sequence GTGAGTATAACCGAGATTAGCATCGTTGCTTTTGCAGGGTTGTGTTCAGGCATAATTAAGAACGGAGTAGGAGTTGGCTCGGGCATCTTTCTTTTGCCTACGCTTTCTCTTGCCTTTCCTGCTAAGGTGGCTTTAAGTCTTGGGGCTCCTCTTATGTTGGCATCAGATGTCATCGGTATGCGTTATTATTGGAAACAGTGGATTAATACTCCTGAGCTTATGCGTATTTTGCTTTCTGCTATCCCCGGATTAATTTTAGGAACAATATTGTTGCCGATTATTCCAGGAAAGCTGTTTAATTTGAGCGTTGGCATTTTTGGAATGTTTTATGCCGTCGGTATGCTTTTTCCTTCTTTTCTGCCTATTGTTTTACTTAAAAAATTATTTGCAGTTATAAATGTTAAATATGCAGACAAGCAAATATATATTTATGGTGCTATGGGCGGAGTCGCTACGGTTTTGGCTCATGCGGGTGGGCTTGTTTGGTCTTTATATTTAGTTACACGAAACTTAGATAAAAGAGTATTTGTTGCGACCATTGTTGTTATGTTTTTTATAACAAATACTTATAAAACAATAGCTTATATGTATATTGATATGCTGACTAAAGATATGTTGTTAAGTATAATTCCGGCGATTCCTTTTGTTTTTTTAGGTAGTTATCTTGGTAATTTAGCAAATAAAAAACTAAATAATGTACTTTTTAGAAAATTGGTTTTGGTTACAATATTTATTGTTTCATTGAAGATGTGTTTTTAG
- a CDS encoding cytochrome b N-terminal domain-containing protein, which produces MNFLKSIGWETHLKPFLYKKLPQKTGWSAVLGTLCAVAFIIMTITGMILAFYYVPSPDKAWDSVQFITNEVPFGSLVRGLHHWGAGTMVLLVFCHLMINYLNGSFMAPRQITWVTGAFLFFVVLGLGFTGYLLPWDMKAYWATIVGANIPNSYPGIGNFITRFILGGDGMSGFTLSRFYAVHTLILPACLLIFMAMHIYLIRVHNLSDPRERVAGEKLPEETGKPYRFFPEHMNRSSIAMAILLVGLFSLAYFVPVHMEDKAGTFIADYLPRPEWYYMWLFQLLTYFSGTWDMIGSLVIPIGGALLVLFVPFISESRMKGIINRPISLAIGTTFIVCVTFLTVMAYQEAKPYNKTIVIPSGTLTTEQKAGLKIFVERECAYCHNILGKGGHRTGPDLSNVVRKHRTAKYLANYIEKPTSVFPSSTMPAYALKPEELNNLAAFILSLDFKKNGQPIEVSTEELRKSWK; this is translated from the coding sequence ATGAACTTTTTAAAAAGTATTGGGTGGGAAACTCACTTAAAACCATTTTTATATAAGAAGCTTCCACAAAAAACAGGGTGGAGTGCTGTTCTTGGTACTTTGTGTGCTGTTGCCTTTATCATTATGACTATTACCGGCATGATCTTGGCGTTTTATTATGTTCCGTCTCCTGATAAGGCTTGGGACTCTGTCCAATTTATTACCAATGAAGTTCCTTTTGGTAGCCTTGTTCGTGGTCTGCATCATTGGGGTGCCGGAACAATGGTTTTATTGGTTTTTTGCCATCTTATGATTAACTACTTAAATGGTAGTTTTATGGCTCCTCGTCAAATAACTTGGGTAACCGGAGCATTTTTATTTTTTGTTGTTCTTGGTCTTGGTTTTACCGGTTATTTGCTTCCTTGGGATATGAAAGCATATTGGGCAACAATAGTAGGAGCAAATATTCCGAATTCTTATCCCGGTATTGGTAATTTTATTACCCGCTTTATACTTGGCGGTGATGGCATGTCAGGGTTTACCCTCTCTCGTTTTTATGCTGTCCATACACTTATCCTTCCGGCTTGTTTGCTTATATTTATGGCAATGCATATTTATCTTATTAGAGTGCATAACCTTTCAGACCCTAGAGAACGTGTTGCCGGTGAAAAATTACCGGAAGAAACAGGTAAGCCATATAGATTTTTTCCAGAGCATATGAATAGATCAAGTATTGCTATGGCTATCTTGTTAGTTGGTTTGTTTTCTCTAGCTTATTTTGTTCCGGTTCATATGGAAGATAAAGCGGGAACTTTTATTGCTGATTACCTGCCTAGACCGGAATGGTATTATATGTGGTTGTTCCAGTTGTTGACCTATTTTTCTGGTACATGGGATATGATAGGCAGCTTGGTTATACCAATAGGTGGTGCTTTACTTGTATTGTTTGTTCCTTTTATCAGCGAAAGTCGTATGAAGGGTATAATCAATAGACCAATATCTCTTGCTATTGGTACAACCTTTATAGTTTGTGTTACCTTCCTTACTGTTATGGCTTATCAAGAGGCTAAACCCTATAATAAAACTATAGTGATACCTTCAGGAACCTTGACAACGGAACAAAAAGCCGGGCTTAAAATATTTGTAGAACGTGAATGTGCATATTGTCATAATATTTTAGGAAAGGGCGGACACCGCACAGGCCCCGATCTTAGCAATGTTGTGCGTAAACACAGAACAGCCAAGTATCTGGCTAATTACATAGAAAAGCCAACCTCAGTATTTCCATCAAGTACTATGCCGGCTTATGCCTTAAAACCAGAGGAGTTAAACAATCTGGCAGCCTTCATTCTTTCTTTGGATTTTAAAAAGAACGGGCAACCAATTGAAGTTTCCACGGAAGAACTACGCAAAAGTTGGAAATAA
- the purM gene encoding phosphoribosylformylglycinamidine cyclo-ligase, with protein MSKNATERAKAYTDSGVNIDAGNSLVSRIKNIVSETKTNGVLSDIGGFGGLFKPELSGLDDPVLVSSTDGVGTKLKLAFLFNYHNTIGIDLVAMSVNDILVQGAKPLFFLDYFATGKLNIDTAESVIKGIAEGCKQAGCALLGGETAEMPTMYKEGEYDLAGFCVGIVNNNKIVDGSSIKVGDAIIGLSSSGLHSNGYSLARKIYNESGLKPEDIIEGETRPIKEVLLQPTIIYTEVIRSLTRDLDIKGMVHITGGGFYDNIPRVLPNQLKAEINFPSWDIPPVFSWLKKQGNLDWAEMLQIFNCGIGYILVVDQEIKDDILNRLKMLNQTAWEIGKIQLHSEKSEEQITVNFLDENK; from the coding sequence ATGTCTAAAAATGCAACTGAAAGAGCCAAAGCGTATACAGACTCAGGGGTCAATATTGATGCCGGTAATTCTTTGGTTTCTCGCATAAAAAATATAGTGTCTGAAACAAAAACAAACGGCGTACTATCTGATATAGGCGGATTTGGCGGGCTGTTTAAACCTGAACTCTCAGGGCTTGACGACCCGGTTTTAGTCTCATCAACCGACGGAGTAGGAACAAAGCTAAAGCTTGCCTTCCTCTTTAATTATCATAATACCATAGGAATAGACCTTGTGGCAATGAGTGTTAACGATATTCTTGTACAAGGTGCAAAGCCTTTATTTTTCCTTGATTATTTTGCAACAGGAAAATTAAACATTGATACGGCAGAATCTGTTATAAAAGGAATAGCCGAAGGTTGCAAACAAGCCGGCTGTGCTTTATTAGGCGGCGAAACTGCCGAAATGCCAACTATGTATAAAGAAGGCGAATATGACCTTGCCGGTTTTTGTGTCGGAATAGTAAACAACAATAAAATCGTTGACGGCTCAAGCATCAAAGTCGGCGATGCCATTATTGGTCTTTCTTCAAGCGGACTCCACTCAAACGGTTATTCTCTGGCAAGAAAAATATATAACGAAAGCGGTTTAAAACCCGAAGATATTATCGAAGGCGAAACACGTCCGATTAAAGAAGTATTATTACAACCCACAATTATTTATACTGAAGTAATTCGCAGTTTAACCAGAGACCTCGATATAAAAGGTATGGTTCATATTACCGGTGGCGGATTTTATGACAATATTCCAAGAGTGTTGCCAAACCAGTTAAAAGCAGAAATAAACTTTCCATCATGGGATATTCCACCAGTCTTTTCTTGGCTAAAAAAACAAGGAAACTTAGATTGGGCAGAAATGTTACAAATTTTCAACTGCGGAATTGGTTATATTTTGGTTGTTGACCAAGAAATCAAAGACGACATTTTAAACCGTTTAAAAATGCTAAACCAAACGGCTTGGGAAATTGGCAAAATTCAACTACATTCAGAAAAAAGCGAAGAGCAAATAACTGTTAACTTTCTAGACGAAAACAAATAA
- a CDS encoding fumarate hydratase, with product MKELDYSIVEEAAKQLYIKALCDLPPDVREALKKAYARETNPAARSIFEAMFKAIEIADTKKTLICQDTGLPIYKVKIGSGYAWNGAAIKKSLYEGAKRATQEFPFRSSSTHTITRINPQTSVGVGLPVIYFDFVEDSDTLDILMLPKGSGSENMSKMQMFYPQHGIKAVKKFILDTVIESGANPCPPGIIGVGLGGTADLVMRLAKDAIARPVGQRNPDPMLAEMEVELEDAINATGRGPMGLGGDVSCLAVHIEAAYTHITQNPVAVNTQCWPARRARAIITPEGKVTYGF from the coding sequence ATGAAAGAACTTGATTATTCCATAGTAGAAGAAGCCGCAAAGCAACTCTATATTAAAGCTCTTTGCGATTTACCACCTGATGTGCGTGAAGCTTTAAAAAAAGCTTATGCTCGTGAAACCAACCCCGCTGCTCGCAGTATTTTTGAAGCTATGTTTAAAGCCATTGAAATAGCAGATACTAAAAAAACACTGATTTGTCAGGATACGGGCTTACCTATTTATAAAGTAAAAATAGGTTCCGGTTATGCGTGGAATGGTGCCGCTATCAAAAAAAGCCTTTACGAAGGTGCAAAAAGGGCAACTCAAGAGTTTCCATTCCGTAGTAGCTCTACTCACACTATTACTCGTATTAATCCACAAACCTCTGTTGGTGTTGGTTTACCAGTCATCTATTTTGATTTTGTAGAAGACTCAGATACTCTTGATATTCTGATGTTACCAAAAGGTTCAGGCTCAGAAAATATGAGCAAAATGCAAATGTTTTATCCTCAACATGGGATCAAAGCCGTAAAAAAATTCATTTTAGATACAGTAATTGAATCAGGTGCTAACCCATGCCCTCCGGGTATTATCGGCGTAGGTCTTGGTGGTACTGCTGACTTGGTTATGAGATTAGCCAAAGATGCAATTGCAAGACCTGTTGGTCAACGCAACCCAGATCCAATGTTAGCTGAAATGGAAGTGGAGTTAGAAGACGCTATTAACGCAACGGGTCGTGGACCTATGGGGCTTGGTGGTGATGTTTCCTGTCTTGCCGTTCATATAGAAGCCGCCTACACCCACATCACCCAAAATCCTGTGGCTGTTAATACACAATGTTGGCCGGCTCGTCGTGCTCGTGCCATAATCACACCTGAAGGCAAGGTTACATACGGGTTTTAA
- a CDS encoding L-aspartate oxidase produces the protein MIQKHTVDVLILGMGAAAELAAIYAYDANPELKILIATKAVKGKGGCSRMVQGGFNVVLDPGDSHEKHLMDTLKGGQYINDQTLALTLVEQATPTVKELETVSGCFFDRRDDGHIHQKAFAGQCFDRTVHKGDLTGIEIISRTTEQVIKRRIPVLEETRAVELLLDETGKIVTGALLFNMRTGTFVVVEAAATLVATGGGPTQYRFHAPGPEKSADGIAMLYRAGASMRDMEMIQFHPTGLIIPGSVVAGALLEEGLRGAGAHLYNGAGERYMKKYAPDVEERATRDVVSRSAYMEMMAGRACPEGGVHIDAAHLGAEFVLKNFPGMAERCKQFNYDLARGRVPVSPSAHFFMGGATIDKDCHASLHKLFVSGEDAGGVHGSNRLGGNGICESCVYGRQAGISLAKFLSSKENRNIVKTASGLVESMIERLSMPFNTKGGRNPIENRKEIQEINWLKVGVVRNKTDLEDAYQSFKNMRQTVAEATVTGSLAYNMLYTIYLDTLNMLDVSLMSSLSALQRDETRGAHTRQDFPDQRDDYGLFNTFLWKGDDGLPQFEKRDVVFNIKSLEECQKFKKK, from the coding sequence ATGATACAAAAACACACTGTAGACGTACTCATCCTTGGTATGGGTGCCGCCGCAGAACTGGCAGCCATCTATGCCTATGATGCAAACCCCGAGCTAAAAATTCTTATCGCCACAAAAGCGGTTAAGGGTAAGGGTGGGTGTAGTCGTATGGTTCAGGGTGGATTTAATGTTGTGCTTGATCCCGGCGATTCGCATGAAAAACACTTAATGGATACTCTAAAGGGTGGTCAATATATAAATGATCAGACTTTGGCGTTGACTCTTGTAGAACAAGCAACGCCCACGGTAAAAGAGTTGGAAACCGTATCCGGTTGTTTTTTTGATAGAAGAGATGATGGACATATTCACCAAAAAGCCTTTGCCGGACAGTGTTTTGACCGTACTGTTCATAAGGGAGATCTTACGGGAATTGAAATTATCAGCCGTACAACAGAACAAGTTATAAAACGCCGTATCCCTGTTTTGGAAGAAACCAGAGCGGTTGAATTGCTTCTCGATGAAACAGGTAAAATAGTAACCGGTGCTTTACTGTTTAATATGCGTACCGGTACTTTTGTTGTTGTAGAAGCCGCCGCCACTTTGGTTGCCACCGGTGGTGGTCCTACTCAATATCGTTTTCATGCACCCGGACCTGAAAAATCTGCGGACGGAATTGCTATGCTTTATCGTGCCGGTGCATCTATGCGAGATATGGAGATGATCCAGTTTCACCCGACCGGGCTTATTATTCCCGGTAGTGTTGTTGCCGGTGCTTTGCTTGAAGAAGGTTTGCGTGGTGCCGGGGCTCATTTATATAACGGAGCCGGCGAACGCTATATGAAAAAGTATGCTCCCGATGTAGAAGAAAGAGCTACTCGAGACGTAGTCAGCCGCTCTGCATATATGGAGATGATGGCAGGTAGAGCTTGTCCTGAAGGTGGTGTTCATATTGACGCCGCTCACCTTGGTGCAGAGTTTGTTCTTAAAAATTTCCCTGGAATGGCTGAGCGTTGTAAGCAGTTTAACTATGATTTAGCTAGAGGACGTGTTCCCGTATCTCCTTCTGCTCACTTCTTTATGGGCGGTGCAACTATAGATAAAGATTGTCATGCTTCTTTACACAAACTTTTTGTGTCAGGTGAAGATGCAGGTGGTGTGCATGGTTCCAACAGACTTGGTGGAAATGGTATTTGCGAGTCTTGTGTTTATGGTCGTCAGGCAGGTATTTCTTTGGCAAAATTCCTTTCTTCCAAAGAAAACCGCAACATAGTCAAAACGGCTAGCGGACTTGTCGAGAGCATGATTGAAAGACTTTCTATGCCGTTTAATACCAAAGGCGGTCGCAACCCGATAGAAAATCGTAAAGAAATACAAGAAATAAACTGGCTTAAAGTTGGCGTCGTGCGTAATAAAACAGATCTCGAAGATGCCTATCAAAGTTTTAAAAATATGCGTCAAACTGTTGCTGAAGCGACTGTTACAGGTAGCCTCGCTTACAATATGCTTTACACTATTTATCTTGATACTCTCAATATGCTTGATGTTTCTTTAATGTCTTCGTTATCTGCGTTGCAAAGAGATGAAACTCGCGGAGCTCATACAAGACAAGATTTTCCTGATCAACGTGATGACTATGGCTTGTTTAATACTTTTCTTTGGAAAGGTGATGATGGTTTGCCTCAGTTTGAAAAACGAGATGTGGTTTTTAACATTAAGTCTCTTGAAGAATGTCAAAAATTTAAAAAAAAATAA